In Thiovibrio frasassiensis, one DNA window encodes the following:
- a CDS encoding heavy-metal-associated domain-containing protein has product MPTIQIKGMRCGHCAASVTTALNAIDGISEVNISLEKNEASFTQSKDVPLTTIKSAIAAIGFEVVD; this is encoded by the coding sequence ATGCCTACCATCCAGATCAAAGGAATGCGCTGCGGCCACTGTGCGGCCTCGGTTACCACGGCACTGAACGCCATCGACGGCATCAGCGAGGTGAATATCTCCCTCGAAAAAAACGAAGCCTCCTTCACCCAAAGCAAAGATGTGCCCTTGACCACCATCAAATCCGCCATCGCCGCCATCGGCTTCGAGGTGGTGGACTAA
- a CDS encoding HP0495 family protein, with product MLLNDCKRKVELEYPCPWVYKVIGREEDELRGAIAEVVQARECLVTVSHSSSGGRYLCLDVELVVISAEDREAQYLAFKAHSTVVMVL from the coding sequence GTGTTGTTGAATGATTGCAAACGGAAGGTCGAGCTGGAGTATCCCTGCCCATGGGTGTATAAGGTCATCGGCAGGGAAGAGGATGAGTTGCGGGGAGCCATCGCCGAGGTTGTCCAGGCGCGGGAATGCCTGGTAACCGTCTCTCATTCCAGCAGTGGCGGCAGATACCTCTGTCTGGACGTGGAACTTGTCGTTATCAGCGCCGAGGACCGTGAGGCTCAGTATTTGGCTTTTAAGGCACACTCGACGGTGGTGATGGTTTTATAG